From a single Streptomyces liliifuscus genomic region:
- a CDS encoding DUF3040 domain-containing protein translates to MPLSEHEQRMLEQMERALYAEDPKFATALEGSGLRTYTRRRVYQAVAGFLVGIALLMAGMVAQQIWVSVVGFLVMLGCAVLAVTGWRKAPKPGEQPAAGAPSAPGAPQARRQGRQRRSMMDRIEQRWQKRRDEGGQ, encoded by the coding sequence GTGCCGCTCTCGGAGCACGAGCAGCGAATGCTCGAGCAGATGGAGCGAGCGCTGTACGCCGAAGATCCCAAGTTCGCGACAGCGCTTGAGGGAAGCGGGCTGCGTACGTACACCCGGCGACGGGTCTACCAGGCGGTCGCCGGCTTCCTCGTAGGTATCGCGCTCCTCATGGCCGGAATGGTCGCACAGCAGATCTGGGTCAGCGTGGTGGGTTTTCTCGTCATGCTGGGCTGCGCGGTGCTCGCCGTCACCGGTTGGCGCAAGGCCCCCAAGCCGGGCGAACAGCCCGCCGCGGGTGCGCCGAGTGCGCCGGGCGCTCCGCAGGCCCGTCGTCAGGGCCGGCAGCGGCGCTCCATGATGGATCGCATCGAACAGCGCTGGCAGAAGCGCCGTGACGAAGGCGGCCAGTAG
- a CDS encoding beta-class carbonic anhydrase yields the protein MTTSASVPTDSGDAMSNGGTVTDRLVEANERYAAVFTDPGMDARPVLHVAVVACMDARLDLHDALGLELGDCHTIRNAGGVVTDDVIRSLTISQRALGTRSVVLIHHTGCGLESLTEEFRHDLEMEVGQRPAWAVEAFRDVEQDVRQSMQRVRTSPFLLHTDDVRGFVFDVKTGLLREIDPT from the coding sequence ATGACGACTTCCGCATCCGTTCCCACAGACTCCGGAGACGCCATGTCCAACGGCGGCACCGTCACCGACCGCCTCGTGGAGGCGAACGAGCGGTACGCCGCCGTGTTCACCGACCCCGGCATGGACGCCCGTCCCGTGCTGCACGTCGCGGTGGTGGCGTGTATGGACGCCCGCCTCGACCTGCACGACGCGCTGGGCCTGGAGCTCGGCGACTGCCACACCATCCGCAACGCGGGCGGCGTGGTGACCGACGACGTGATCCGCTCCCTCACGATCAGCCAGCGCGCGCTCGGCACCCGCAGTGTCGTACTGATCCACCACACCGGCTGCGGCCTGGAGTCCCTCACCGAGGAGTTCCGGCACGACCTGGAGATGGAGGTCGGCCAGCGCCCGGCGTGGGCCGTGGAGGCCTTCCGGGACGTCGAACAGGACGTGCGGCAGTCCATGCAGCGGGTGCGCACCTCCCCATTCCTTCTGCACACGGACGACGTACGTGGTTTCGTGTTCGATGTGAAGACGGGCCTGCTGCGTGAGATAGACCCCACCTGA
- a CDS encoding AAA family ATPase yields MTTYDDRASLTDLTATVERVRSSVEEVIEGKPEVVRLSLTVLLAEGHLLIEDVPGVGKTMLAKALARSIDCSVRRIQFTPDLLPSDITGVSIWDQQRRDFEFKPGAIFAQIVIGDEINRASPKTQSALLESMEERQVTIDGTTYELPSPFMVVATQNPVEMEGTYPLPEAQRDRFMARVSIGYPSAEAELQMLDIHGGVSPLDDLQPVAHAHEIVKLIDAVRNVHVADPVRRYAVDLVGATRNHPDLRLGASPRATLHLLRAAKASAALSGREYALPDDIQALAVAVLAHRLLPTAQAQLNRRTAEQVVLEILQRTPVPAAPQSPSGLAMGRGSSAFGQQPPRRL; encoded by the coding sequence GTGACGACCTATGACGATCGAGCGAGCCTTACAGATCTGACCGCCACTGTGGAGAGAGTCCGCAGTTCGGTGGAGGAAGTGATCGAGGGCAAGCCTGAGGTCGTGCGGCTTTCGCTGACCGTACTGCTCGCCGAGGGACATCTTCTGATCGAGGATGTCCCCGGCGTCGGCAAGACCATGCTGGCCAAGGCACTGGCGCGGTCCATCGACTGCTCCGTGCGGCGTATTCAGTTCACGCCCGACCTGCTGCCCTCGGACATCACAGGTGTGTCCATCTGGGATCAGCAGCGCAGGGACTTCGAGTTCAAACCGGGTGCGATCTTCGCGCAGATCGTGATCGGCGACGAGATCAACCGCGCGTCGCCCAAGACACAGTCGGCGCTCCTGGAGTCCATGGAGGAGCGCCAGGTCACGATCGACGGCACGACCTACGAGCTGCCCAGCCCGTTCATGGTCGTGGCGACGCAGAACCCGGTCGAGATGGAGGGCACCTACCCGCTGCCGGAGGCACAGCGCGACCGTTTCATGGCCCGGGTCTCCATCGGCTATCCCAGCGCGGAGGCCGAGCTGCAGATGCTGGACATCCACGGCGGTGTGTCCCCGCTGGACGACCTCCAGCCGGTGGCGCACGCGCACGAGATCGTGAAGCTCATCGACGCGGTCCGCAACGTCCACGTCGCCGACCCGGTGCGGCGGTACGCCGTGGACCTGGTCGGCGCCACACGCAACCACCCGGATCTGAGACTCGGCGCCTCGCCGCGTGCCACGCTGCACCTGCTGCGCGCGGCGAAGGCGTCCGCGGCCCTCAGCGGCCGGGAGTACGCGCTGCCGGACGACATCCAGGCCCTCGCGGTGGCGGTCCTGGCCCACCGGCTGCTGCCCACCGCCCAGGCGCAGTTGAACCGTCGTACGGCCGAGCAGGTCGTCCTGGAGATCCTCCAGCGCACGCCCGTGCCCGCGGCGCCCCAGTCGCCGAGCGGTCTGGCGATGGGCCGGGGCTCGTCCGCCTTCGGCCAGCAGCCGCCCCGGAGGCTGTGA
- a CDS encoding class I SAM-dependent methyltransferase has product MSDPMRPPVSHHRPQPTSLRSDPSRPRASLRTAVVWDVLKDALDRRVKATGRESLDVLDTGGGSGNFAVPVARLGHRVTVVDPSPNALFALERRAAEAGVADRVQGVQGDAHGLFDVVERGGYDAVLCHGVLEYVDDPAEGLRNAVGALRPEGVLSLLASGLGGAVLARALAGHFTEARHALGDPDGRWGEGDPVPRRFTADQLTDLVEGAGLRVGAVHGVRIFADLVPGVLVDTEPGALDALLKLEAAAAELAAFHSVATQLHVLGETRESGET; this is encoded by the coding sequence GTGTCGGACCCGATGCGCCCGCCCGTCTCCCACCACCGCCCTCAGCCGACGTCGCTGCGCTCCGACCCCTCGCGCCCCCGCGCCTCGCTCCGTACCGCCGTGGTCTGGGACGTTCTGAAGGACGCCCTCGACCGCCGGGTCAAGGCCACGGGCCGGGAGTCGCTGGACGTCCTCGACACAGGAGGCGGCAGCGGCAACTTCGCGGTGCCCGTCGCCCGGCTCGGCCACCGCGTCACCGTCGTGGACCCCAGCCCGAACGCGCTGTTCGCGCTGGAGCGCCGGGCCGCCGAGGCCGGCGTCGCCGACCGCGTCCAGGGCGTCCAGGGCGACGCCCACGGCCTCTTCGACGTCGTGGAGCGCGGCGGCTACGACGCGGTGCTCTGCCACGGCGTACTGGAGTACGTGGACGATCCCGCCGAGGGTCTCCGCAACGCGGTCGGGGCCCTGCGCCCCGAGGGCGTGCTCAGCCTGCTCGCCTCCGGCCTCGGCGGCGCGGTGCTCGCGCGCGCCCTCGCCGGCCACTTCACGGAGGCCCGGCACGCCCTCGGTGACCCGGACGGCCGCTGGGGCGAGGGTGATCCCGTACCGCGGCGCTTCACGGCCGACCAGCTCACCGATCTGGTCGAGGGCGCGGGCCTGCGCGTCGGTGCCGTGCACGGCGTACGGATCTTCGCGGACCTGGTGCCCGGCGTCCTCGTGGACACCGAACCCGGGGCCCTGGACGCCCTGCTCAAGCTGGAGGCCGCGGCGGCCGAACTCGCGGCCTTCCACTCCGTGGCGACGCAGCTGCATGTGCTCGGTGAGACTCGTGAGTCCGGCGAGACCTGA
- a CDS encoding YhgE/Pip family protein, translated as MRSPKLAALELRRFGRGRLPRAALVALLLLPLLYGALYLWSFWDPYGRLDRIPVALVNDDKGATAADKKIVMGDEITKGLRESKTFEWHEVSAAEAREGVESGTYYLSLTMPSDFSRRIASSSGDSPETGALQVRTNDANNYIVGQISRTVFAEVRTAASTKASRSFLDKIFVSFSDIHGETEKAAKGADTLKGGIGKAKKGSKDLADGLKDAETGSGKLSAGLKKLDKGAGDLEDGSRQVSEGTQTLADKVNGVADKVGPFLKGNEKEIGDTAQLVADSAAAIRRNLDTLVKTAPKAAEDARTASDTLNSVYKARCETLPLPDAACPELKKAKEAAADVAKVADDVNTLVAGQDGDLDTLDKHLAALEKQAQALADRSPHLSEDLATTVSKVNALNKGAGKVAKGAKTLHTGLGTAKSGAADLDTGVGELSTGAGDLEGGMYKLVDGSGELAGGLHDGAGRIPDYDKSDRDRRTEVMADPVQLASKDLHKAPNYGTGFAPYFIPLSLWVGAMVAYMLIPPLNRRALAAGSSAWRIALAGWLPVAALGALQTVALMSVLHWGIGLEMARTAGTVGFLFLVTACFAAIVQWLNARFGAAGRILVLAFLMLQLTSAGGTYPVQTSPGFFNAIHPFMPMSYVVDALRRLITGGGLGPVWQACAVLAAFTVGALALSAVSARRRQVWTLDRLHPELSL; from the coding sequence ATGCGCTCGCCGAAGCTGGCCGCGCTTGAGCTCAGGCGCTTCGGCAGGGGAAGGCTCCCGCGCGCGGCCCTGGTCGCGCTCCTGCTGCTGCCCCTGCTGTACGGCGCCCTCTACCTGTGGTCGTTCTGGGACCCGTACGGCCGTCTCGACCGCATCCCCGTGGCTCTCGTGAACGACGACAAGGGGGCGACGGCGGCCGACAAGAAGATCGTGATGGGCGACGAGATCACCAAAGGGCTGCGCGAGAGCAAGACCTTCGAGTGGCACGAGGTGAGCGCCGCCGAGGCCCGCGAAGGGGTCGAGAGCGGCACGTACTACCTGTCGTTGACCATGCCGTCCGACTTCAGTAGGCGGATCGCGTCCAGTTCGGGCGACTCGCCGGAGACGGGCGCCCTCCAGGTGCGTACGAACGACGCGAACAACTACATCGTCGGGCAGATCTCGCGGACGGTCTTCGCGGAGGTGCGGACGGCCGCCTCGACCAAGGCGTCGCGGTCGTTCCTCGACAAGATCTTCGTCTCGTTCTCCGACATCCACGGGGAGACCGAGAAGGCCGCGAAGGGGGCCGACACGCTCAAGGGCGGGATCGGGAAGGCCAAGAAGGGCTCGAAGGACCTCGCGGACGGGCTGAAGGACGCGGAGACGGGCAGCGGCAAGCTCTCCGCCGGCCTGAAGAAGCTCGACAAGGGCGCGGGCGACCTGGAGGACGGTTCACGGCAGGTCTCGGAGGGGACGCAGACGCTCGCGGACAAGGTCAACGGCGTCGCGGACAAGGTGGGGCCCTTCCTGAAGGGCAACGAGAAGGAGATCGGCGACACGGCCCAGCTCGTCGCGGACTCCGCCGCGGCCATCCGCCGCAACCTCGACACGCTGGTGAAGACCGCCCCGAAGGCCGCCGAGGACGCCCGCACGGCCTCCGACACGCTGAACAGCGTCTACAAAGCGCGCTGCGAGACCCTGCCGCTGCCGGACGCCGCCTGTCCGGAGCTGAAGAAGGCGAAGGAGGCCGCCGCCGACGTGGCGAAGGTCGCCGACGACGTCAACACGCTGGTGGCCGGCCAGGACGGCGACCTGGACACGCTCGACAAGCATCTGGCCGCCCTGGAGAAGCAGGCCCAGGCGCTGGCCGACCGCTCGCCGCACCTCTCCGAGGACCTCGCCACGACCGTCTCCAAGGTCAACGCGCTCAACAAGGGGGCCGGAAAGGTCGCCAAGGGGGCGAAGACACTGCACACGGGGCTCGGCACGGCGAAGTCCGGCGCGGCCGACCTGGACACCGGTGTCGGCGAACTCAGCACGGGAGCGGGCGACCTCGAAGGGGGCATGTACAAGCTCGTCGACGGTTCGGGCGAACTCGCCGGCGGACTGCACGACGGCGCCGGCCGGATCCCCGACTACGACAAGAGCGACCGCGACCGGCGCACCGAGGTCATGGCCGACCCCGTACAACTCGCCTCGAAGGACCTACACAAGGCGCCCAACTACGGCACCGGTTTCGCCCCGTACTTCATTCCGCTCTCCCTGTGGGTGGGCGCGATGGTGGCCTACATGCTGATTCCGCCGCTCAACCGGCGCGCGCTCGCGGCGGGCTCCTCCGCCTGGCGCATCGCGCTGGCGGGCTGGCTGCCGGTGGCCGCCCTGGGGGCGCTCCAGACGGTCGCGCTGATGTCCGTGCTGCACTGGGGAATCGGCCTGGAAATGGCGCGGACGGCCGGGACGGTGGGCTTCCTGTTCCTGGTGACGGCCTGCTTCGCGGCGATCGTGCAGTGGCTGAACGCCCGCTTCGGAGCGGCCGGCCGGATCCTCGTCCTCGCCTTCCTGATGCTGCAGCTGACGTCGGCCGGCGGCACGTATCCCGTGCAGACCAGTCCGGGGTTCTTCAACGCGATCCACCCCTTCATGCCGATGAGTTACGTGGTCGACGCCCTCAGGAGGCTCATCACGGGCGGCGGCCTCGGCCCGGTCTGGCAGGCGTGCGCCGTCCTCGCCGCGTTCACCGTCGGCGCCCTCGCGCTCAGCGCCGTGTCCGCGCGGCGACGGCAGGTATGGACCCTCGACCGGCTGCACCCGGAGCTGAGCCTGTGA
- a CDS encoding transglutaminase TgpA family protein encodes MSGRARLALCAVAATLMAAGALLPLVDPATWILQAAFLLGVQTAVGAATRRVPLARAVTIAVQALVTLTLLTLFFAREQAIAGLLPGPEAFRHFGELLQAGGDDVGRYSIPAPLSPGIRLMLVGGVVVIGLAVDALAVTFRSAAPAGLPLLALYSVAAGLSEGGGASWLWFVMAAAGYLVLLLAEGRDRLSQWGRVFGGGPRTPGTDPSAGAVAPIRTGRRIGAVALGIALVVPLALPALDGGLLDGTGAGVGTGSGGGGTISAVNPLVSLRDSLNVDEDREVMSYRTNSEETQDLYLRIVSLDEFDGTAWKPAKRHVEDVPGSFPTPPGLSDDVRRTEIQTRISAADWYAQDWLPMPYPASAVGIDGKWRYEPVGRTLVGDHGQTTRGQEYTVKSLIVQPTAEQLANAPEAPAALRREFTKVPGSLPPVVAETARAVTVGSANNYERAVKLQDWFALEGGFTYDTEVQVGSGSQAIARFLRDKEGFCVHFSFAMASMARTLGIPARVAVGFTPGSPQADGTNTVGLRDAHAWPELYFEGVGWTRFEPTPNRGTVPEYTRTDTPGTTLPNPDLPSRSSSSAPSAEPSSSESCTAAEKKLEQPCGSESPQAAFGATDDGPPWFAILGFTLAGLAALAVPLLPMLWRMRARSVRLGSHGRTEEDAAAAALAAWQEVTDTAWDFGIAPDDSQTPRKAAARIVRIGHLEPEAAASVHRVADAVEQVLYAPRPRPTAGLADDVRRMTAGLHATVSRGTRLRALLAPRSAVRVAWAASEGWIALKSRAMARWTAAVRRPSGRPSGQSSG; translated from the coding sequence ATGAGCGGACGCGCGCGACTCGCGCTGTGCGCCGTGGCGGCGACACTGATGGCGGCCGGGGCGCTGCTGCCGCTGGTCGATCCGGCGACCTGGATCCTTCAGGCGGCGTTCCTGCTCGGGGTGCAGACCGCGGTGGGTGCGGCGACCCGGCGGGTGCCCCTGGCACGGGCCGTGACGATCGCGGTTCAGGCGCTCGTGACGCTGACGCTGCTGACACTGTTCTTCGCCCGCGAGCAGGCCATCGCCGGGCTCCTGCCCGGCCCGGAGGCGTTCCGGCACTTCGGGGAGCTGCTGCAGGCCGGCGGTGACGACGTCGGGCGGTACTCGATCCCGGCTCCGCTGTCCCCCGGTATCCGGCTGATGCTGGTCGGCGGGGTCGTGGTCATCGGGCTCGCGGTGGACGCCCTCGCGGTGACGTTCCGCAGCGCGGCCCCGGCCGGACTGCCGCTGCTCGCGCTGTACTCGGTCGCCGCGGGTCTCTCCGAGGGCGGTGGCGCGAGCTGGCTGTGGTTCGTGATGGCGGCGGCCGGTTATCTGGTGCTGCTGCTGGCCGAGGGACGTGACCGGCTCTCGCAGTGGGGCCGCGTCTTCGGCGGCGGACCCCGGACTCCGGGGACTGATCCCTCGGCGGGCGCGGTCGCGCCGATTCGCACGGGGCGGCGCATCGGTGCCGTCGCGCTCGGTATCGCCCTGGTGGTGCCGCTCGCCCTGCCCGCGCTCGACGGCGGTCTGCTGGACGGCACCGGGGCCGGCGTCGGCACGGGTTCCGGCGGTGGCGGCACGATCTCCGCGGTGAACCCGCTGGTCTCGCTCCGCGACAGCCTGAACGTGGACGAGGACCGCGAGGTCATGTCGTACCGCACCAACTCCGAGGAGACGCAGGACCTCTATCTGCGGATCGTCTCGCTCGACGAGTTCGACGGCACGGCGTGGAAGCCGGCCAAGCGCCATGTCGAGGACGTCCCCGGGTCGTTCCCGACGCCGCCGGGCCTCAGTGACGACGTCCGGCGCACCGAGATCCAGACGAGGATCTCCGCGGCGGACTGGTACGCGCAGGACTGGCTGCCCATGCCCTACCCCGCCAGCGCGGTGGGGATCGACGGCAAGTGGCGGTACGAGCCCGTGGGCCGCACGCTCGTCGGCGACCACGGGCAGACCACGCGCGGCCAGGAGTACACGGTCAAGAGCCTGATAGTGCAGCCGACCGCGGAGCAGCTCGCCAACGCGCCGGAGGCGCCCGCGGCGCTGAGGCGCGAGTTCACCAAGGTCCCCGGGTCACTGCCTCCGGTGGTGGCGGAGACTGCCCGCGCGGTCACGGTCGGCTCGGCCAACAACTACGAGCGTGCGGTGAAGCTCCAGGACTGGTTCGCCCTGGAAGGCGGCTTCACCTACGACACAGAGGTGCAGGTCGGCAGTGGGTCGCAGGCCATAGCGCGCTTCCTGAGGGACAAGGAGGGCTTCTGCGTCCACTTCTCCTTCGCGATGGCCTCGATGGCCCGCACGCTGGGCATCCCGGCCCGCGTCGCGGTGGGCTTCACACCGGGCTCGCCGCAGGCCGACGGCACGAACACGGTGGGCCTGCGGGACGCGCACGCCTGGCCCGAGCTGTACTTCGAGGGCGTGGGCTGGACCCGCTTCGAGCCGACCCCGAACCGGGGCACGGTTCCGGAGTACACCCGCACGGACACGCCGGGCACCACGCTCCCCAACCCGGACCTCCCCTCGCGCTCCTCGTCCTCGGCGCCGTCCGCCGAACCGTCGAGCAGCGAGAGCTGCACGGCGGCGGAGAAGAAGCTGGAGCAGCCCTGCGGCAGCGAGTCTCCGCAGGCGGCCTTCGGAGCGACGGACGACGGACCGCCGTGGTTCGCGATCCTCGGGTTCACCCTGGCGGGGCTCGCCGCGCTCGCGGTGCCGCTGCTGCCGATGCTCTGGCGGATGCGGGCCCGGTCCGTGCGGCTCGGCTCGCACGGGCGCACCGAGGAGGACGCCGCGGCCGCCGCTCTGGCAGCCTGGCAGGAGGTGACCGATACGGCGTGGGACTTCGGTATCGCGCCGGACGACTCCCAGACGCCCCGCAAGGCGGCGGCACGGATCGTCCGCATCGGGCATCTCGAACCGGAGGCCGCGGCCTCCGTCCACCGGGTCGCCGACGCGGTGGAGCAGGTCCTGTACGCGCCACGTCCTCGGCCGACCGCCGGTCTCGCCGATGACGTACGCCGGATGACGGCGGGCCTGCACGCCACGGTCAGCCGCGGTACGCGTCTGCGCGCACTGCTCGCACCGCGCTCGGCCGTACGGGTGGCGTGGGCGGCTTCCGAGGGCTGGATCGCGCTGAAGTCCCGGGCCATGGCCCGCTGGACGGCGGCCGTGCGCCGCCCGTCAGGACGCCCGTCGGGGCAGAGCAGCGGCTGA
- a CDS encoding SAV_6107 family HEPN domain-containing protein → MATYPAAAARRRRVTGPAPSLTGPASDVHPVLRRATAPPAALDLLAQARAGLDEAALLETPNERYATAHLAALRTAAAVLAARGRPEPSARRRAKIRSAWEVLPEIAPELAEWSALFAAGARRRARAEAGIQGAATTRDADDLLRDVAMFLRLVERMLVLQPVLPQPRQEPEQPDQRSDREAPDVPDAG, encoded by the coding sequence ATGGCCACCTACCCCGCAGCCGCCGCCCGTCGGCGACGCGTCACCGGCCCTGCCCCCTCACTGACCGGCCCGGCGAGCGACGTGCACCCCGTGCTCCGCCGGGCCACGGCCCCGCCCGCCGCCCTCGACCTGCTCGCCCAGGCCCGTGCCGGACTCGACGAGGCAGCCCTGCTGGAAACGCCGAACGAGCGGTATGCCACGGCCCATCTCGCCGCCCTGCGCACCGCCGCCGCCGTGCTCGCCGCCCGCGGGCGCCCGGAGCCCAGCGCGAGGCGCCGGGCCAAGATCCGGAGCGCCTGGGAAGTGCTCCCCGAGATAGCGCCCGAACTCGCCGAGTGGAGCGCGCTGTTCGCCGCCGGTGCCCGCCGTCGTGCCCGCGCGGAGGCCGGTATCCAGGGCGCGGCGACCACCCGCGACGCCGACGACCTGCTGCGCGATGTGGCGATGTTCCTCCGTCTCGTCGAGCGCATGCTGGTGCTCCAGCCGGTCCTGCCGCAGCCTCGGCAGGAGCCCGAGCAGCCCGACCAGCGGTCTGACCGTGAGGCACCGGACGTGCCGGACGCGGGATGA
- a CDS encoding ATP-binding cassette domain-containing protein, giving the protein MGEVVDGPHGLGVRAEDFGLKGPRGWAFRGVGIDAEPGSLIAIEGPSGSGRTCLLLALTGRMKPTEGHARVGQSELPKQMAAVRRFSALAHVPGVTDLEPALSVAEHLRERALLQRRFGGSVRGLLRPRSERVTEARLRVDGALAAAGLDRESLPKGSRTAVRDLERVEALRLSVALALIGRPRLLGIDDTDLKLSQAERAEVWALLRSLTEAGTTVVAVCSEAPEDAVVVSTVPADEPAREEGRKTRKVQKGRQDPQDPQDQADQGDQDGRDDTEDKEAADALAEAGRA; this is encoded by the coding sequence GTGGGGGAAGTTGTGGACGGTCCGCACGGACTCGGCGTAAGGGCCGAGGACTTCGGGCTCAAGGGGCCCCGCGGGTGGGCGTTCCGCGGTGTCGGCATCGACGCGGAGCCCGGCTCGCTGATCGCGATCGAGGGGCCGTCGGGCTCGGGGCGTACGTGTCTGCTGCTCGCGCTCACCGGGCGGATGAAACCCACCGAGGGGCACGCGCGGGTCGGGCAGTCGGAGTTGCCGAAGCAGATGGCGGCCGTCCGCAGGTTCAGCGCGCTGGCCCACGTGCCCGGTGTCACCGATCTGGAGCCCGCCCTGTCCGTCGCCGAGCACCTGCGGGAACGGGCCCTGCTCCAGCGACGGTTCGGCGGTTCCGTACGCGGGCTGCTGCGGCCGCGCTCGGAGCGGGTGACGGAGGCTCGGCTGCGCGTCGACGGCGCTCTGGCCGCCGCCGGCCTCGACCGCGAGTCCCTGCCCAAGGGGTCCCGGACCGCGGTTCGGGATCTGGAACGCGTCGAAGCACTGCGGCTGTCCGTGGCGCTCGCCCTGATCGGCCGTCCCCGGCTGCTGGGCATCGACGACACCGACCTGAAGCTCTCGCAGGCCGAACGGGCCGAGGTCTGGGCGCTGTTGCGCTCCCTGACCGAGGCCGGGACCACGGTCGTGGCGGTGTGCAGCGAGGCGCCCGAGGACGCGGTCGTGGTGTCCACGGTGCCCGCCGACGAACCGGCCCGCGAAGAAGGCCGCAAGACCCGGAAGGTCCAGAAGGGCCGGCAGGACCCGCAGGACCCGCAGGACCAAGCCGACCAGGGCGATCAGGACGGCCGGGACGACACGGAAGACAAGGAGGCCGCGGATGCGCTCGCCGAAGCTGGCCGCGCTTGA
- a CDS encoding TetR/AcrR family transcriptional regulator — translation MESSRTVDSGGGRRQATRQKLYEAAVTLIAEQGFSATTVDEIAERAGVAKGTVYYNFASKSVLFEELLRHGVGLLTASLREAAEKTARDGGSKVDALDAMIRAGLVFIDRYPAFTQLYVAELWRTNRAWQSTLMVVRQEAVAVVENVLRDGIANGELSDEIDTPLTASALVGMVLVAALDWQAFQPERSLDDVHSALSRLLQGRVSGDGLGHK, via the coding sequence ATGGAAAGCAGCAGGACGGTGGACAGCGGCGGCGGCCGGAGACAGGCGACCCGGCAGAAGCTCTACGAGGCGGCGGTGACCCTCATCGCGGAGCAGGGCTTCTCCGCCACGACGGTCGACGAGATCGCCGAACGCGCCGGCGTGGCCAAGGGCACCGTCTACTACAACTTCGCGAGCAAATCCGTCCTCTTCGAAGAGCTCCTCCGGCACGGAGTGGGACTCCTCACCGCCTCCCTCCGGGAGGCGGCCGAGAAGACCGCCCGGGACGGCGGCAGCAAGGTCGACGCACTGGACGCGATGATCCGCGCGGGCCTCGTCTTCATCGACCGCTACCCGGCCTTCACACAGCTGTACGTGGCCGAGCTGTGGCGCACCAACCGGGCCTGGCAGTCCACCCTGATGGTGGTCCGTCAGGAGGCCGTCGCGGTGGTCGAGAACGTCCTGCGCGACGGGATCGCGAACGGCGAGCTGAGCGACGAGATCGACACCCCGCTGACGGCGTCGGCGCTGGTCGGCATGGTGCTTGTGGCGGCTCTGGACTGGCAGGCGTTCCAGCCGGAGCGCTCCCTGGACGACGTCCACTCGGCGCTGTCCCGGCTGCTTCAGGGAAGGGTCAGCGGGGACGGGCTCGGACACAAGTGA
- a CDS encoding DUF58 domain-containing protein, whose translation MTTGGMPTAQAEEDKGGLRTALAGLTTRGRSFLAAGIAAAICAYVLGQSDLLRVGLLLAVLPLVCATVLYRTRYRVAGSRRLSPGRVPSGSEARVHLRMDNVSRLPTGLLMLQDRVPYVLGPRPRFVLDRVEAGGRREVSYRVRSDLRGRYPLGPLQLRLSDPFGMCELTRSFSTYDTLTVIPRVEALPPVRLTGEAKGYGDGRQRSLALAGEDDVIPRGYRYGDDLRRVHWRLTARYGELMVRREEQPQRSRCTVLLDTRGIAFDGAGPDSAFEWAVSGTASTLVHMLERGFSVRLLTDTGTSVPGEGADGFAGASQESADAAGLMMDTLAVIDHSDGTGLSRAYDVLRGGNEGLLVAFLGDLDEEQATVLAKMRQRSGGAVAFLLDSETWVRGAADEQSEERLRMLREAGWTALAVPPGTGLADLWREADRQRNGVASTGSTAGGGGS comes from the coding sequence ATGACCACCGGGGGGATGCCGACGGCGCAGGCCGAGGAGGACAAGGGCGGGCTGCGTACGGCACTCGCCGGTCTCACCACGCGCGGGCGGTCCTTCCTGGCCGCCGGCATCGCGGCCGCGATCTGCGCGTACGTCCTGGGGCAGAGCGATCTGCTCCGGGTCGGGCTGCTGCTGGCCGTGCTGCCACTGGTCTGCGCGACCGTGCTGTACCGCACGCGCTACCGGGTCGCCGGCAGCCGTCGCCTCTCCCCCGGGCGGGTGCCCTCGGGGTCCGAGGCACGGGTCCATCTGCGGATGGACAACGTCTCGCGACTGCCCACCGGCCTGCTGATGCTCCAGGACCGGGTTCCGTACGTGCTGGGGCCGCGGCCCCGGTTCGTACTGGACCGGGTCGAGGCGGGCGGCCGTCGCGAGGTGTCCTACCGGGTGCGCTCGGACCTGCGCGGCCGCTATCCGCTGGGGCCCCTGCAGCTGCGGCTCAGCGACCCGTTCGGGATGTGCGAACTGACCCGCTCCTTCTCGACGTACGACACCCTGACCGTCATCCCGCGCGTGGAGGCGCTGCCGCCGGTGCGGCTGACGGGCGAGGCGAAGGGGTACGGCGACGGGCGGCAGCGCTCACTGGCCCTGGCCGGCGAGGACGACGTGATACCTCGCGGCTATCGCTACGGCGACGATCTGCGCCGGGTCCACTGGCGACTGACCGCTCGCTACGGCGAGTTGATGGTGCGCCGCGAGGAGCAGCCGCAGCGGTCCCGCTGCACGGTGCTCCTGGACACCCGGGGCATCGCCTTCGACGGCGCGGGCCCCGATTCGGCCTTCGAATGGGCCGTGTCGGGCACGGCGTCGACGCTGGTGCACATGCTCGAGCGGGGCTTTTCGGTACGGCTGTTGACCGACACCGGCACCTCGGTGCCCGGCGAGGGCGCCGACGGATTCGCCGGAGCCAGCCAGGAGTCCGCGGACGCCGCCGGGCTGATGATGGACACCCTCGCGGTGATCGACCACTCCGACGGTACGGGCCTGTCACGGGCGTACGACGTTCTGCGGGGCGGCAACGAAGGGCTGCTGGTGGCCTTCCTCGGCGACCTGGACGAGGAGCAGGCGACCGTGCTCGCCAAGATGCGTCAGCGCAGCGGCGGGGCCGTGGCCTTCCTGCTGGACAGTGAGACGTGGGTGCGCGGCGCGGCCGACGAACAGAGCGAGGAGCGGCTTCGGATGCTTCGCGAGGCGGGCTGGACCGCCCTGGCCGTACCGCCGGGCACGGGCCTGGCCGACCTGTGGCGGGAGGCCGACCGACAGCGCAACGGGGTCGCGTCGACGGGAAGCACGGCAGGGGGCGGTGGCTCATGA